From Candidatus Deferrimicrobium sp., the proteins below share one genomic window:
- the hemE gene encoding uroporphyrinogen decarboxylase — MTEYRFLKACRREPVDVTPVWIMRQAGRYLPEYQKIRGNNSFLTMCKTPELAAQVTLMPVERLGVDASILFSDILIPVEAMGVPLEFHDGKGPLLGKALQTRRDVDSLIVPDPEEKVPFVMEAIRILRKALDGKVPLIGFSGAPFTLASYIVEGGTSKNFIQLKKLMYQAPEVYRSLMNKIAKTVILYLNAQITAGAQAVQIFDTWAGVLTPGDYEEYALPYTRQVVAGLNRKGVPVIHFANDCATLLTAIKTLAIDVVGVDWRIPLDVAAMIVGPDKALQGNMDPTMLFHSPEKIDDCVRDVLQRGEKASSHIFNLGHGILPPTNPEHAIAMVEAVHRLGRKV; from the coding sequence GTGCCGGCGCGAGCCGGTCGACGTCACCCCCGTGTGGATCATGCGGCAGGCGGGCCGCTACCTCCCCGAATACCAGAAGATCCGCGGGAACAATTCGTTCCTCACGATGTGCAAGACCCCGGAGCTGGCCGCGCAGGTCACGCTGATGCCCGTGGAGCGTCTGGGCGTGGACGCGTCGATCCTCTTCTCCGACATCCTCATCCCCGTCGAGGCGATGGGGGTGCCGCTCGAGTTCCACGACGGGAAGGGACCGCTGCTGGGGAAGGCGCTCCAAACGCGGCGCGACGTCGATTCCCTCATCGTCCCCGATCCGGAGGAGAAGGTCCCTTTCGTGATGGAGGCGATCCGCATCCTGCGCAAGGCGCTCGACGGGAAGGTTCCGCTGATCGGTTTCTCCGGCGCCCCGTTCACCCTCGCCTCCTACATCGTGGAGGGGGGGACCTCGAAGAACTTCATCCAGCTGAAGAAGTTGATGTACCAGGCGCCGGAGGTGTACCGGTCCCTGATGAACAAGATCGCGAAGACGGTGATCCTGTATCTCAACGCCCAGATCACCGCGGGAGCGCAGGCGGTGCAGATCTTCGACACGTGGGCGGGGGTGCTGACCCCGGGGGACTACGAGGAGTACGCCCTTCCGTACACCCGCCAGGTCGTCGCCGGCCTCAACCGGAAGGGGGTCCCCGTGATCCACTTCGCGAACGACTGCGCCACGCTCCTTACGGCCATCAAGACACTGGCGATCGACGTGGTCGGCGTGGACTGGCGGATCCCGCTCGACGTGGCGGCGATGATCGTCGGCCCGGACAAGGCGCTGCAGGGGAACATGGACCCGACGATGCTCTTCCATTCGCCGGAGAAGATCGACGACTGCGTGCGGGACGTCCTGCAGCGTGGCGAGAAGGCGTCCTCCCACATCTTCAATCTCGGTCACGGCATCCTCCCGCCCACCAACCCGGAGCACGCGATCGCGATGGTGGAGGCGGTCCACCGTCTCGGCCGGAAGGTGTGA
- the hemH gene encoding ferrochelatase, protein MPAEGPLTGVVLLNMGGPDSLNAVRPFLARLFSDKDLIRLPAAAVTQPFFAWIVSGVRARKVRRYYEEIGGGSPIAAITERQRFALEEALRATGGQFKVYTGMRYWYPLAKHAALEMKEDGVARAIALPLYPHFCSATTGSSFSDLRRWMKWAGCSCPLTEIRSYPEHPKYIAALAETVAGALRGADPDGIFLLFSAHGVPQSLIDGGDPYRSETERTVAAVMRSFPGLPHGISYQSKVGRTVWLPPDTVSEVTRLAGEGVKTLIVVPVSFVSEHIETLHELDVRLAAHARKAGIQSFLRAPALNDAPGFIAALKDLVMGAV, encoded by the coding sequence GTGCCCGCCGAAGGCCCCCTCACCGGCGTCGTCCTCCTCAACATGGGGGGTCCCGACTCCCTGAACGCCGTCCGCCCGTTCCTCGCGCGGCTCTTCTCCGACAAGGATCTGATCCGGTTGCCCGCGGCGGCGGTCACGCAACCGTTCTTCGCGTGGATCGTGTCGGGCGTGCGCGCCCGGAAGGTCCGCCGGTATTACGAGGAGATCGGAGGAGGGTCCCCCATCGCCGCGATCACGGAGCGCCAGCGGTTCGCCCTCGAGGAAGCGCTGCGGGCGACGGGCGGGCAGTTCAAGGTGTACACGGGGATGCGGTACTGGTACCCCCTCGCGAAACACGCCGCGCTGGAGATGAAGGAGGACGGCGTCGCGCGGGCGATCGCCCTCCCCCTGTATCCTCACTTCTGCTCCGCCACGACGGGATCAAGCTTTTCCGACCTGCGCCGCTGGATGAAGTGGGCGGGATGCTCCTGCCCGTTGACGGAGATCCGCTCCTATCCGGAACACCCGAAGTACATTGCCGCCCTCGCGGAGACGGTCGCGGGCGCGCTCCGGGGAGCGGACCCGGACGGGATCTTCCTCCTCTTCAGCGCCCACGGGGTTCCGCAGTCGCTGATCGACGGAGGGGATCCGTACCGGTCGGAAACGGAGCGCACCGTCGCGGCGGTGATGCGATCCTTCCCCGGCCTTCCGCACGGGATCTCGTACCAGAGCAAGGTGGGCAGGACGGTATGGCTCCCCCCCGACACGGTTTCCGAGGTGACGCGACTCGCCGGGGAAGGGGTGAAGACACTGATTGTCGTCCCTGTGAGTTTCGTGTCGGAGCACATCGAAACGCTCCACGAGCTGGACGTGCGCCTGGCCGCCCACGCGCGGAAAGCGGGTATACAATCGTTCCTGCGGGCGCCCGCGCTGAACGACGCGCCCGGGTTCATCGCTGCGCTGAAGGATCTCGTGATGGGAGCGGTCTGA